CTGGAAGAACAGTATAATGACCACTGCAAATCTGGGGGTCAGAGTGGGTTTATGGCTGCTTTTACCCTTCCATGGGCTATGGCACCTGcccatttctgctgctgaattcTTAATTTCTGTTAGTACCTTTGCTTTAATTAAAtcttgtgggggttttttttgtcctttagCCGTGATAGCCCTTTGTTTGATTTCATTGAGAGCTGCCTAAGAAACAAGCATGAGATGGTGGTGTATGAAGCTGCATCTGCCATCGTTAACCTGCCCAACTGCACTGCCAAGGAGTTGGCTCCAGCTGTCTCAGGTAAGTGTGGTGCTCATAGCCATGGTGAGGGAATTACGAGCCTCCAGGGGTGACACCTGCTGATTGCCCCAAAAAACAAGGGCCTTGTATAGTTTCAGGCTTGTTATGCTGCTCTGTCCTTTGTTGCTttatgctgctgctgagagcctGTGGTGTGCGTGAATAGCGTTCTTTTTGTAAAGGTATTTCCTGGTGTGTTCAAATGTGGGTTACTTCATGGGTCAGTtctgggaaaggagcaggatttgCATGAAAAAAACAGCAGTTCAAATTAACTTAATAGGAAAGATGACAAGGTGATGAATTTGGCTTTCACATGGAGCAGAGGATAGAAGCACTGTGGAAGAAGAGGGAGATAGGTAAGATTTAGTTGTCAGGAGGGATGTGACAAAGGCAAAGCAGACAAGAAGAAAGGAGGATCTGTTAAAAGTGCAATTGCTTCTTAAGCATTTTTCTAGTTACCTTATGTTCACAACTGTCTCTTCACTGAAGCTCTTGCTTTAGGTATGAAATGCTTCTCAATAATAGTGCCTAAACCTCTGCCTTTGTTGGTTTTCCCACCTTGCagttctgcagcttttctgcagCTCCCCGAAAGCAGCACTAAGATACGCAGCCGTCCGTACCCTCAACAAGGTAGGAGCCAGTCTCTTGGGAGCTCCAATAGTGTCTCATTTGCAGGGAGGTGCAGACTTCAGAAGAAGAAGGTGGTCAGATTATGTGATGATTTTGTGTGAATAACCTCTGTCTTGTGCTACAGCCTTATGTTTCATTGCTTTCTGTCTGAAATAAAACCTCAAAGAACACTctacagaaggaagaaaaaacctgATAATTTTCACTGGTCTTTTAGAATGTTACTGGTCTTAGTGTTACTGCTTACCCTTCTGAGCTTCCCATGGGTGAAGAAGCTCCTTATAAAATAGGGATCAAACCTTGATGATGCTTCTTGTCTGCTTTTGTGGCAGTCTTTGCTCcagcttttcccttctccttatAAAatctataaaagaaaaagagagaacgGCAGCGTCTGGTAACTGCTGTGCTTCCGCCCACGGAGCTGTTTTGCACAGCTAGTATTCTGGCTGGCTTTTTGTTGGGAGTTCATAGCTTTCTTTTCTTACTATATAGAGGAAAATCAgagagttaaaaataataaaagattgTTTATTACTGCTGCTTCTCTTCCAGCAAGGGGTGCAATTCTGCAGGAAACAAGAGCTTGTTACCTTAATTCCAGATTAGCTGTCTGTCTGAGATGTCTCTCATGTGCAGTCTATACCACTTATTTCTGTGGGAAGGAATGAGTTTTTCTGGCTTTTGCCAGCTTGTCCTTTTGTGTCTGTTGAGGATTTTCATTCTTCCTTCGCTGCTGCAGGTGGCCATGAAGCACCCATCTGCTGTGACTGCCTGTAACCTGGACCTGGAGAACCTTGTGACAGACTCCAATCGCAGCATAGCCACCCTGGCCATCACCACGCTGCTGAAAACTGGCAGTGAGAGCAGCATTGACCGGCTCATGAAGCAGATCTCCTCTTTCATGTCAGAAATCTCAGATGAGTTCAAGGTAAGGAAATGGGACAAGGAGGGACACCCAGATTCCTGAAGAAACCTCATGGTCTTTCTCAATGTTTCTGTGTGTGCATCTGCATGGAGCTGCTTTCAGATGTAGCAGAATATTTGCAGGGAAGAGAAAGTATTTGAGGCTGTCTGCCTAAGCCATGCCTCAGTCCTACATCTTCAAAGTCACATGCTTTCTTCTGGGGAGATACTTTCTGAGAGTCAAATCTCCTTTCCAGTGGGTGTGGGCTTTCTTTAGGGGCTGGCCAGTGCATAAAGATCTATCTCCCCCAATTCTTAGAATTGTATCTCCTGGAACTGCATTTGTTGaataaataaagacaaaaacatGATTTCCAGGCTAGGGAGGCCAGCACAAAATTGATACAATTCAGCTATTTTTTCCTGCATGGTgcaacagaattattttttacttgCCCCCTTTTCTTGCAGGTGGTAGTGGTGCAGGCTATCAATGCTCTGTGTCAGAAGTACCCTCGCAAACACGCTGTGCTCATGAACTTCCTCTTCACTATGCTTCGGGAGGAGGTAAGTTTGCAGGCAACTATGTCTGCCTTGCTTGTGTGCATGAACACTATGAGTGTCAAGCTTTCACTGATAAGGCTGTGCTCTCTCTGAAAGCCTTGCAGTCTAACTGCAGAAATGCCCAGTAGTGCACAATGGTTATAACCATACTGCCAGGCATATTTTTAGTGTGGTtttcattctgtgatttatttttttttcctgggggtTTATTAACTCTCAAAGCAAATGCAAGCAACAGCAGATCTGTTGGCAGTCCATGTGTGTTTCACATTTCAACCAGCTTTCTTTTATACTTTGACAGCAAATTCCAAGAAGTTTTGTCTTGTACACAAAGATTTGATAACAACCTATTTATTGATGACACTGGACCACTTTTGTTCTGATGTCTGTGCTCTTGCAGTGAAGGGATCACGAGTACCTATAACCATTCTCTGCATTCAATCagacaaaaattgcagaaagacAGCTTTACAGAGGTCTGCTGAGGCTGTTTCTAAATGAGCAAACatgcctgcagcacagctggcaccACTGCTTGCTCTGACATCACGTCCTGGCAATTACAGCCTCTCAGCTGGGAACAAACCAGAGCATCTCATTTTGCTCCTGTGAAAAATGGACCATTCTCCTTTCCCAGATTTTCTGTGGGTAGATGGTATAATTTTGAATGTGGTTTTGTACTTCAAACCATTctgttttaaagcttttttaatTCAAAGTAGCTCCAGAAAGATACAAATGTCCAGCACTGTGCATGTAATTGGCAGAGAGTAGTGTGCAGTTTAATCCCCTGGTGTGTACTGAGGACATTAGTAAATAATGCCTGAAGATAACCAAGCATTACTGGCATGTCAGGTTGTGGCTGTACCTGGGGAGGTATTGATTGCCTATCATCCCACACTAATGGAGCTATTTGCTGCCTCCCGCTGTGGCAGATATGATCCTTCATACATTTCTCTTGTGATTCATCCTCAGATGTCTAGTGCTAAAGGGGAGAGGGTTGggctttttctcctcccatATGGCTGTTTTTAAGCACTAATTCTAGCAGCAGAGGATTTTGATGGAGATAAAAACCCTTCAGCCAGATGAATCCTTTTACTCTTGGgttaggacttttttttttttttttttttttccagtgcagtCATTCTGAAGGGAGCTGGCAAGAGAGTTTGAATATTAGCTGGCCATTTGGGTGTAATGAGGGTCAAAAGTGAGGGCAGAATTACTGCCCTCCTCCTTACAAACACACATTAAAAAGTGCTAAGTGTGAGCAATCGTTCAAAGGAATGTTTCTCCTGTCTGGCTAGCTCTGAGTCTCTAAAATACTTTGAGGTTTCCAGCTGAGTAGTTCCGTTTTGCTCCTCAGGGCGGCTTTGAATACAAGAGAGCCATCGTAGACTGCATCATCAGCATTATTGAGGAGAACTCAGAGAGCAAAGAGACAGGCCTGTCTCACCTCTGTGAATTCATTGAGGACTGCGAGTTCACTGTGTTGGCCACTCGTATCCTCCACCTTTTGGGGCAGGAAGGGCCCAAAACCAACAACCCCTCCAAATATATTCGCTTCATCTACAACAGGGTTGTCCTGGAGCATGAAGAAGTCCGGGCAGGTAAATGACAGACCTGGAAAGCTCTTTATTCTTGGCCAGATCTTCATGCAACCATAGTATATGAATGCCTCTGCTTTTGGGAGTTGTGATTTGCTCTAGGCCTGAGCAAATAATTTCATACAGCAAAGATCCTGCAGTAGTATTGGTGGAAGAGGCAGCCTGTGGCTGAGAAGTGGGAAGGAATATGTACTGGTTCTGAAACTAGACAAAGGTTTGCAGACACTTCATGTCTGCTTCTTTCTAGTCACAGTCTTACTAGTGTACACAGTTTACTAGTGTAGCATCTCTGATATGGCGTTTGATCAAGGCCAAGAAATGGAGGAAACTTCAGCTGCCTCCGTTGCTTTCTAATTCTGTTTTCATGACTTTTGCTACAGGTGCTGTAAGTGCCCTGGCCAAATTTGGAGCTCAGAATGAGGAGATGTTACCCAGTATCTTGGTGTTACTGAGAAGGTCAGTTGTGCCTCAGAGTTTATCAACATCCTGGGTGTAGAACCCTGTTTGCTTGAGAGCTTGTCTAGTCTCTTCTACCTGTGGGTCTGAGAAGGTGCAGGGGGTACCTGTGATCCTGTGATAGGATCACCACTGCATTCAGCACCACAAAGTGGACAGAAGCCATGTGTGGCAGATTACTGCTTTTCTAATACAATTACTAAGAGATTGCTGGATCTTCCCTATGGCATGTTTTTTTCTGGCCCTGATGTGTCTTAGCCATGTGGATTCTGAAGAAAGTTTTCCACTCTTCTCTCAGGTGTGTGATGGATGATGACAATGAAGTGAGAGACAGAGCCACTTTCTACCTGAATGTTCTGGAGCAGAAGCAGAAGGCCCTCAATGCTGGCTACATCCTGAATGGTACTGCAGGAAGACCTTAAAACAAATCTGTGCCTCTTTCCTGGTATAACAGCAGTTAAACTAAAGACCTGGCATTGTTGTGGTTTGAGTGATCTGTCCCTTCTGTCCGCAGGGCTGACAGTGTCTATCCCTGGCCTGGAGAGGGCTCTGCATCAGTACACCCTGGAGCCCTCTGAGAAGCCCTTTGACTTGAAATCTGTTCCTTTGGCAACAGCTCCTATCATCGAGCAAAGAGCAGGTGAGGAATCAGGTCCTCTGAATGCTAGTGATTCCCTGCATTGTGCTTGCTGGGAATTGCTGAGCTCTATCCtatttgaattttgtgggattgcATCTCCTGGAAAGACTAAGGCCTGCAAATCTGTTTGCTCCCACATTAATGTTTCAGTTTAGTCCAACTGCTAATAGTAGTAGTTGGCAATCCTCACTAGAGCTGCTGCAGTTCTAAAGCTGCTTAGGAAGCCAAATATGGGTGTCTAGTCTATTTCAAATGATAAATGAGCTCCCTTGCTTTCCTTAGTCAAATCCCTCTCCAGACACTGATCTGTTTTCTCATTCAGTCATTGCTTACTCTTCACcttcaaatatttttggtttgttttagtttgattgttttctttttcatttgcagAAAATACCCCTGTTGCTGTAGTGAAACAGCCAGAGAAAGTGGCAGCAACACGGCAAGAAATATTCCAAGGTATATTGATGCAAGGCCTCTCCTCTGTTCATGTGTCAGAACTCTGTAGCCGCCTCTTGCTGAGCCTGCCTTAGCCCCTCTGGCTTCTTCTCATCTTCTTGCAGGGAGTGACATGGGCTCCCAACTTAAGGTCAACTGTTTATTTCTGGAGGGTGGGGGTACCTGCagtcctctttttttctgtcttgcagTAGATGTAGAGCAAAGGATGactctttttcattttaaaagtctCTAGGGATTGTTTGTGAGTATTTGATGGATTCCTTCCTGTTGTAGCTTCTGGCAGCTGAAACAAGGGGTTTGAAAGTGCTAATACCTCCTTGTGTCTTGAGGAAGGCAGTAATTTGTGTCCTCTATTTCAGAGCAACTGGGGGCCATCCCAGAGTTTCGGGGGCTGGGCCCACTCTTCAAGTCTTCCCCAGAGCCTGTGGCCCTGACAGAGCTGGAGACAGAATATGTGGTTCGTTGCACCAAGCATACCTTTGTCAACCACATGGTGTTCCAGGTGGGTAGTTATGGTGCTGTAAACTCTTAGAAGATAAGCTCCTGACTGGCTAAAAGCTTAATTGTGAAAACATCTATCAGGGATATAGAATGGCCTGAGTTGGAAGTGACTTTAAAGATAGTCTATTTTCAACCCCCCTgtcatggacagggacacctttcactagaccaggtttctcagaactccatccaacctggccttgaacacttccagagatgcaGCACCCACAGTCTGTCTATGTTCTATGCATGACACTGCAATGAGTAGTCCTTACTTTCTTATCCATGATAGCAGAACcccaaagaaaattaataaaggtGGGAGGTGTCTGAGCAATGTTTACAGGTACAGTCAAAGCCAGCAAGCACTAGATGGGGCTGTTCTCACTGAGGAGTTGGCGAGAGGATCTGTGTTCCTTCTTCAGAGTCCCCAAGTGCATGGTTTGGGCATGAAAGAGTGAAGGTTACTACATCTGAGAAGCTGAAAAGGATACCCAAGAAAGGGATCCTGTGGGGGGAGAGCCCTTCATATGCTGTTTTGTTTCAGCCTGTAGCACAGGTGCTTTCTTCTGTCCATCCTGGCTTTGTACTACTCTGTACATGTGAGATGTTAGGATTGATGTGCCAGTCCCGTTGCCTGGGCTTCAGGGAGTCCAAGGCACAGCAAGTCCTTTGCTAGCTtgtgagcagcagcattttgtcCTTAGCCAGCTCCTTCCTCAAAGCTCAGAACTACTTACATGGCCCTCACAAGGGTTGACCTTTGTTTCTGTTGTCCATCCACCAGATGTAATTGTATGAGCTTAAGAGATTTGGCATTGCAGCTGGAATGAAGTCTAATCAACAAGTTTAGACTTGCTGAAAATATCAAGCTTGCTGAAACTTGTTCAAGCTGTACCTTGTTTGAACCATGTAAAGGATCTTCTTTCCATCTGCTGTGAAGGCACTGTGTCCCTGTAGCTTCAAGTAAGATGATGTAGGCAACACAGTACCTGCATTTCTGTAGAGCAAAGAATTAACCCAGGAATGACTGGAAATTGGAGGAAAAAGTTCCATGCTAACTGGTGGAACTGAAACAGGCAAAATCTGAGATGTCCCTGCCCTCACTGAATTTTTGATCCTGCCTGAATTGCAAAGGGCAGGCCTTGGATTGGTGTGTACTGGTTAATTTTAATTcttgtttccttaaaaaaaaaaaaaaaaaaaagtttgctgGGGTACTGGACTCCCCAGCAGGGTTTTAGTTTCTCCCCTAAAGCATTTAAATGACCACTCTTTAGTCAAGTTGCTCTGTAATGAGCCAGCGGATACTGAGGTGCACCATGGAAACGCAGAGAGAGCTGGAGGTTCACAGGCTGAAACCAGGTTCCCACTGTGCCTAAGCTAAGTCTGCTCTTCAGTGAGTAGTGAGCAGCTTCAAGCTGTGTCTGCTTTCCCCTTTCGTGTTTAGTTTGACTGCACAAACACCCTGAATGATCAGATCCTGGAGAATGTCACAGTGCAGATGGAGCCAACAGAGGGGTATGAGGTCATTGGCTATGTACCTGCCAAAACCCTGGTGTACAACCAGCCAGGTACCTGCTACACGCTGGTGGCACTGTCTGAAGAGGATCCCACAGCAGGTAAACAGTCTGcactcttttttcctctattgCTTATCCCCACACATTCTACCTTACATCCCAGCCTGATATTTATAGCCTGTGTGTGGGTGCAGCCCTGAGTGATGCTAAGCATGACTTGTCTTTGCAGTTTTGGGGGCTGTCAAgcctttcttctcttctgctgGTTCCCTTGTGCTGTAGTACTGCCAAGTTGGGCTGTGAGAGCTGGCAGATGAGTTGTCTTTTGTGCACCCTGGCATATCCTTCAGCCTTTCTTTGTGTTAGACATGGGGAGGCTGATGATTGTAAAGTGCTAAGACTGCCCAGATGCTCTGAGTAGCAAAGGGGTATTTCAGACAAAGCGCTAGAATTTATGGGATTTCTGTTTGAATCGAACATCCCACTGCCCGTTTGCTGCTATACAGAACATGAATCAGGCTTTACCTGTGCTTTGGTCTCACTGGTTTATGCTCTGGAACTGCTCTCCTGTCATGTTGCTACTGTTCACTCAGCAGTACCCATCTTCTAGGAATGAGTCATCGCTTCCTCTCCCAGCTGAGTGGTATTAATGAGCTGCAGCATTGCAGTGCAAGGGGCTTTCATTTCAGAGGCACATGAACCGATCCCTGTATGCGGATCTTGCCTCTTCACAAGGTGCTGGTGGGACGTGTTCAGTTAGTATTCACAACACAATTTGAGGTTCATTAGTAATAGCGCTTGATGTGAGGATTATGGTCTTGTACAACTATCATGAGCCTGTCTTTATCACTGTTTgtttaatattataaataaatagctTGTCCTTGAGAGACAGAAACTGTTGGAGAGCTCTCTCTAGGTCAGTGGGTaagcctgtgctgctgacagTGACAGGGAGAGCCTGACTGCCCCAAACCTCCAGGCCCCATTCTACCTCAGGGGAGTGTGGATGTGGTGGAAATGTGagctttgcttttgctttgttGTCTCCAGTGGCCTGCACATTCAGCTGCATGATGAAGTTCACTGTCAAAGACTGTGATCCCAACACGGGTGAGACGGACGACGAGGGCTATGAGGATGAGTATGTGGTAAGAAGCTGGGCATGTACCTGATCATGGAAACTGCTGTCATTTTGTGCGGTTCTGTGATCTGAGCTCAGATCCCTGCAAGCAATGATTTGACCACCAACACTGAAGTGGGCAGCATCATGTAGAGGAAGCTCTTGCTGTCTCTGATGCAGATGGGAATTTGCAGAGCTTGCTTTGCCTCATTTGGAGTATTCTCCTGTTGCACTGTAGATGGACACCTGACTGTGCAAGATATGTGTGTTTTGGGAGCATCCTCCAGGTTTGGCTGACTGTGCCCTATGGGCTCCAGCAATGGCACACTCAGGGTTGTGGAGACAAAGGGTTGTTGGGCATCTTTTGTTCTCCACAAGTTGCTCCTGTGGTGGCACAGTTAATTGTCTAGAGGTTTGCCTGGCATAGGAAAGTTGCAATCCTTGTTCTCATTCTGGGAAAGATGGAGCTCTTCCCTTGCCAGCACTGACACTGCTGAAAGCAGTGGTACTGCAGAAGCACCTCTCTTCCTTGGAGAGAAAGGGATGTTGTTCACAGCCTCAGCTTGGCCTGCTAGCTCCAGAGACTGTTTTCTGTGCGTtgcctgtcactgctgtgaatCTGATTAGAAGCACTGCTGTGCAGTGAGTCACTGTCTTCCCAGAAGAAGTGGGGAGAGTTTTTCACAATAGAACATACAAGGTTAATGCTTCTTTCAGCTTCCTGCCAGTCAGCAAGGCAATGGAGTGATTCCTAAACACACTCTTCCATGTGTTTCATCTAGAATCaggaggagattttttttttctgcagcaatTGTTGGAATTAATGCAGGCTGGTGTCCTGCAGGGCACTGCCTGCCCTTCATTACACACTCTGGAGGGACAAGCCTTGTTCTGCCTTGCACAGGTGCAgtcacagcagctgctcagctACCCTGGTGCCAGTGTTAGGTGATCACACACATCTCGCTTTACCAGCTTACAAAATGATAAGCTGGAGAGGCAAAACACAAGCTTACATGCATTTCAGGGAAGCAAATGCTCAAGAACCTATTTTTaagcttttgcttttccctctgttttggCCATTTGTCCAGTGCTTAGATCTCTGTCAGGCCAAGGGCTGTGCTCAGATCAGGAACCTGGTTTGTAAGCCCTGCAAATGGCATCACTGTGCCTTTCTCAGGCCTACCAGTTGCTCAGTAGCAAACCAGAAGTGGAAGTGGAGTCAGTCTCCTGCAATCACCTGATCTCAGGAAATCCAGTCTGAAGTTCACTCTGAGGATAACAGGGTTAAGAACAATGATGTTTCACTTGAACCTCTTCTACCACTAGCTTGAAGACCTGGAGGTCACAGTGGCTGATCACATCCAGCGAGTTCTGAAGCCAAactttggagcagcctgggatgaaGTGGGTGATGAGtttgaaaaggaagaaaccTTTACTTTATCTGCTATTAAAACCCTTGAAGGTATGGAGGGGGTGtgtgagcacagcagagctcttaTTTTCCCTCTAGCAGGCAGAGTCCAGAGGCCCAATCTGGCTCACTTTAGATCTGTCACAGAAAGGGTAATGGGGCAAAACCCTTCACAGACTTTACAGCACAGCTGTTGAATAGGGAGCTGCAGTTACTGTGATAATACGTTAGTTCAGATTTCAAGAAAACTAATGAGTGTTTTGTGACCAGTGGAGACCGGGCTGGTGGAGGCAAGAGAAGATCTTGCTTTGCTCTTTTACTTAACCCTTCCAAGCAAACAGACTATAGTTTAGTTATGAACTCCCACCATTCTTCTTGAGACCagtaagaaaaaatgaaaacagcagaAGACATGAGGTTGGTGAGCAGGCTGGTGGGGTAAACCCTCTTCTCTTTCATCATGTATTAAAGAGTCCTCCTCACAAGCCTGTGAAAACTCGGTTCTTTTGATGCCTTACAGGGTGTCCTTGTCCTGTAGCCATTTCTGTGCTCCCTTGAACAGCCCCTTGGGGTTTGAAATACTCTCCCTGAGGCCTTTTCATATTTCCCCTGAAGACCTGTGTCTCCTGCAAGACATTTCCTGCCTTTGCAAGTGTCCAGAGAAGCAAGCAGGCTGACAGGGCTGTGCAGTAAGTGCAGCCAGCTGCATTCTCCTTCTGCCCTTGTCTGACTCATTCCCCCTCTTCTTTCTGTTGCACGTTTGCTACATCAGATAACAGAACTCTCCCTCGGTGGTGGGAGTTTTTCTGTGTTGTCTTTGCGGTCCTTGAGGCCTCCAAAACTATGATTTTGACAAGTCGTGTGTCTCCCTCAGGACAAGGAGCATGAACTCTAATATGTAGGGAGAGGTTGAGTCACTTTTAGGCGCTGTTTATGTGTCCCTGTTAAGATATCTGTCACACAGAGcccattttatttgttttttctaacAGAGGCAGTGAGCAATATTGTGAAGTTCCTGGGGATGCAGCCCTGTGAGCGGTCAGATAAAGTGCCAGATAACAAGAACTCTCACACACTGTACCTGGCAGGTGAGCTGTGGGGTGAGGTTCTGcttgaggagcagctctgggaggttGCACAGAGCTGCCTGTTGAAAATCAGGGCAGAAATTTCTGATGGAGCCCACTGTGCTCTGGGTTAGATTTTGAGGTTTACTCCTGCCATGATTTCTGTCTCTGCAGTGCAGAGCAACTGGTCTTGGGATCAGGGAGGGTGCTGTGGTGGAGGGGATCTTGGGATCAGCCCCAGACTCAGCTGGGTGGAATTTACTGTCTTTATGATCTGTGGCACCCTGCTTTGGAGCAAGCCTGGTGTGGGAAAGACAGCAGCCTCACCCGGCAGAACAGATGGGTACTGGAGCTCTGGATCTCTTCTCACCTGGAATTTACTTTACACTTTGGTTTCATGGGTTTTACAGTAGTAGGAGTCCCAGATATGTTATAATGAATGGGAACTGAGCTGCTTTAGGGTCTCTCCTTGCTCAGTACTAGGATTTGCCAGACGGCCTGTGGGAAACATGCCTATGCCAAGCAGTAGTGTTCATCTTCAGGCTTGCAGGGGAGAGCAGCCTGCAACATGCTcaccccttcctccccttcttcTCTCCAGGTGTGTTCCGGGGTGGCCATGACCTCCTGGTGCGGTCTCGTCTTGTCCTCACTGACACGGTGACCATGCAGGTCACGGCCCGCAGCGCAGAGGAGCTCCCCGTGGATGTCATCATGGCTTCCGTCGGATAAACTCCCCCTTCCAGGACTGCCCTAACGCCGAGCTCCCACTGGCAGCAGAATAAGGATCACGGCCACTACAGCAGCTTTTGTGTTCTTTCCAGTACAGCTGTACTTGGGGCTTTGTCTATAAAATTACCATGTTTTTAATCTCTGGCTACGCCGCGCTCTATCCCCGCACCGGAGCATCGTAGCCGCCGCTCCGTGTCCTCCTCCCGCTGTGGTTGCAATAAAGCAGTGTTGTGGCTCTTCCTGGCTGTGTCGGGGGCGGGACCGGCGTTTcggcggcgcggcccggcccTGTCCCCGGCCGCAGCCCCTccccgcgggcgggcggggccgagcgcgGCGCCGCTGCCCCTCAGAGCCGGCGGGATGTGCGGCCGCACCGCCTGCTCCCTGGCCGCCGACAACCTCCGCCGGGCCTGCGCCTACCGCGACCGCCGGGGCCAGCAGCGGCAGCCCGAGTGGGTGCGGCAGGAGCGGTACCAGCCCTCCTACAACAAGGGCCCGCAGTCCAGCGGCCCCGTGCTGCTCTCTCGCCGCCACCTCCACCAGGTACCTCCGCCCTCGCTTCGCGGACCGGCCGCATCCCGGCTCCGGCGGGGGCCATTCGCGGTGGGGGGCGGGTGCTGGGCATCATCTTGGGGCTCAGTGGGAGCGGAGGGAAGGAGGCAGTGCTTCCCGGGGGGTGAGGGACTCGCTCTGAACCGTGGTTCGTTTCGCTTCGCTGTACGTGGCAGGTATTGAATTTTCTGATTGCTAAAACGTCGCTTCATGTTAATATTTACATGTTCAGAAGGAGGAGGGGAATCGCTACCGTGCTTTCACCACAGTGTttatgttttctgaaaaaatgtgTATAAGTGCTTAACCTTGGTAGAGATTTTTTGGTAAATGCCTGTAATTGCTTTGCTGGTTTAAACTTGTTTTCCTCAGGCACTTTTTAATTTCATAACTCTGTGGCGTGTGTCCAGGTCACATTAGTAATaggaggaagcagagagaaaaaaaaaaaatctcaactgCGGAGCGGGGCAGTAGCTGTACACCTGTGGTGGCTGTTGTCCCTCATAATGTAAGCCTCATGCAACCCCTCCCCAGACATCCTGGGCAGCCTCTGTGGCTGGTGCTGCTCGTTTGGTTT
The genomic region above belongs to Poecile atricapillus isolate bPoeAtr1 chromosome 9, bPoeAtr1.hap1, whole genome shotgun sequence and contains:
- the COPG1 gene encoding coatomer subunit gamma-1 isoform X2: MLFEEYLLQGGSSNPFQHLEKSAVLQEARVFNETPINPRKCAHILTKILYLINQGEHLGVMEATEAFFAMTKLFQSNDPILRRMCYLTIKEMSSIAEDVIIVTSSLTKDMTGKDDNYRGPAVRALCQITDSTMLQAIERYMKQAIVDKVPSVSSSALVSSLHLLKTSYDVVKRWVNEAQEAASSDNIMVQYHALGLLYHVRKNDRLAVNKMLSKFTRHGLKSPFAYCMMIRIASKLLEEEAGSRDSPLFDFIESCLRNKHEMVVYEAASAIVNLPNCTAKELAPAVSVLQLFCSSPKAALRYAAVRTLNKVAMKHPSAVTACNLDLENLVTDSNRSIATLAITTLLKTGSESSIDRLMKQISSFMSEISDEFKVVVVQAINALCQKYPRKHAVLMNFLFTMLREEGGFEYKRAIVDCIISIIEENSESKETGLSHLCEFIEDCEFTVLATRILHLLGQEGPKTNNPSKYIRFIYNRVVLEHEEVRAGAVSALAKFGAQNEEMLPSILVLLRRCVMDDDNEVRDRATFYLNVLEQKQKALNAGYILNGLTVSIPGLERALHQYTLEPSEKPFDLKSVPLATAPIIEQRAENTPVAVVKQPEKVAATRQEIFQEQLGAIPEFRGLGPLFKSSPEPVALTELETEYVVRCTKHTFVNHMVFQFDCTNTLNDQILENVTVQMEPTEGYEVIGYVPAKTLVYNQPGTCYTLVALSEEDPTAVACTFSCMMKFTVKDCDPNTGETDDEGYEDEYVLEDLEVTVADHIQRVLKPNFGAAWDEVGDEFEKEETFTLSAIKTLEEAVSNIVKFLGMQPCERSDKVPDNKNSHTLYLAGVFRGGHDLLVRSRLVLTDTVTMQVTARSAEELPVDVIMASVG
- the COPG1 gene encoding coatomer subunit gamma-1 isoform X1 encodes the protein MLKKFDKKDEESGGSSNPFQHLEKSAVLQEARVFNETPINPRKCAHILTKILYLINQGEHLGVMEATEAFFAMTKLFQSNDPILRRMCYLTIKEMSSIAEDVIIVTSSLTKDMTGKDDNYRGPAVRALCQITDSTMLQAIERYMKQAIVDKVPSVSSSALVSSLHLLKTSYDVVKRWVNEAQEAASSDNIMVQYHALGLLYHVRKNDRLAVNKMLSKFTRHGLKSPFAYCMMIRIASKLLEEEAGSRDSPLFDFIESCLRNKHEMVVYEAASAIVNLPNCTAKELAPAVSVLQLFCSSPKAALRYAAVRTLNKVAMKHPSAVTACNLDLENLVTDSNRSIATLAITTLLKTGSESSIDRLMKQISSFMSEISDEFKVVVVQAINALCQKYPRKHAVLMNFLFTMLREEGGFEYKRAIVDCIISIIEENSESKETGLSHLCEFIEDCEFTVLATRILHLLGQEGPKTNNPSKYIRFIYNRVVLEHEEVRAGAVSALAKFGAQNEEMLPSILVLLRRCVMDDDNEVRDRATFYLNVLEQKQKALNAGYILNGLTVSIPGLERALHQYTLEPSEKPFDLKSVPLATAPIIEQRAENTPVAVVKQPEKVAATRQEIFQEQLGAIPEFRGLGPLFKSSPEPVALTELETEYVVRCTKHTFVNHMVFQFDCTNTLNDQILENVTVQMEPTEGYEVIGYVPAKTLVYNQPGTCYTLVALSEEDPTAVACTFSCMMKFTVKDCDPNTGETDDEGYEDEYVLEDLEVTVADHIQRVLKPNFGAAWDEVGDEFEKEETFTLSAIKTLEEAVSNIVKFLGMQPCERSDKVPDNKNSHTLYLAGVFRGGHDLLVRSRLVLTDTVTMQVTARSAEELPVDVIMASVG